In Scleropages formosus chromosome 18, fSclFor1.1, whole genome shotgun sequence, one DNA window encodes the following:
- the fignl1 gene encoding fidgetin-like protein 1 isoform X3 produces MDSKPKAGMSAAHLSKWQRRSFDISSGTCAPEQKADAIRGHILDIQYAWSSSLLSGAATGYLLRGRMELYAAVLDLDDPQGGLNNYAESVLHLARGHRNESVSWRSALTLEGVLAMPCVRSMLCSRSASSCPSVTPVDADVVVGKADHGASDVGSRPVQGTGMASVFPEPEGSGTPNDPRREEAAKGGCLLSLCLPPVSTSRPQPGVTPLFATGSVANMKCPTQVHSVLQESVFPSHQPVFCPSSNPYKRKVFYGSVEEKNRGLLPTQGAEARSSYNVAGKREVEGHSAAFRSAREQLVVEQQKKHGHQPQRAQLTAPSAGIKKSLGANRPRGAFSKFVSPLPRQEGCDGVGGVGANQDQLQPIDDRLKNFEPKIIELIMSEIMDHGPPVSWEDIAGLEFAKATIQEIVVWPMLRPDIFTGLRGPPKGILLFGPPGTGKTLIGKCIACQSGATFFSISASSLTSKWVGEGEKMRTDGEHDSSRRIKTEFLVQLDGAATSADDRILVVGATNRPHEIDEAARRRLAKRLYVPLPEAAARRQIVVNLMAHEKCQVEPEELEKIVVGSQGFSGADMTQLCREAALGPIRSIRVSDIATILPDQVRPILYADFQEALKTVRPSVSPKDLELYEEWNKTFGCGR; encoded by the exons ATGGACTCG AAGCCAAAGGCAGGCATGAGCGCGGCACACCTGAGCAAGTGGCAGAGGAGGTCCTTTGACATTTCATCTGGCACCTGCGCACCTGAACAGAAGGCGGATGCCATCCGAGGGCACATCCTGGACATCCAGTATGCATGGTCGAGCTCGCTGCTGTCAGGGGCGGCAACCGGCTACCTGCTCAGGGGCCGCATGGAGCTCTATGCTGCTGTGCTGGACTTGGATGACCCGCAGGGCGGGCTTAACAACTACGCCGAGAGCGTGCTGCATCTGGCCCGCGGACACAGGAACGAGAGCGTCAGTTGGAGGTCAGCCTTGACGCTGGAGGGCGTCCTAGCAATGCCCTGCGTGCGCAGCATGTTGTGCAGTAGAAGTGCATCCAGCTGTCCTTCGGTGACTCCTGTGGATGCAGATGTTGTGGTTGGGAAGGCTGACCATGGGGCCAGCGATGTGGGCAGCAGGCCTGTGCAAGGGACCGGCATGGCGAGTGTGTTTCCCGAACCCGAGGGCAGTGGCACTCCAAATGACCCGCGGAGAGAGGAGGCAGCAAAGGGGGGCTGCctcttgtctctctgtcttcctccGGTGTCCACTAGCAGGCCTCAACCTGGAGTGACTCCCCTGTTTGCGACTGGGTCTGTGGCCAACATGAAATGTCCCACCCAGGTGCACTCTGTGCTACAGGAGAGTGTCTTCCCCAGCCACCAGCCGGTATTCTGCCCTTCCTCAAACCCCTATAAGCGGAAGGTCTTCTATGGATCAGTTGAGGAGAAGAACAGAGGCTTGCTGCCCACCCAGGGAGCAGAAGCCCGAAGTAGCTATAATGTTGCTGGAAAGAGAGAGGTGGAAGGACACAGTGCTGCCTTCAGATCAGCCAGGGAGCAGCTGGTTGTTGAGCAACAGAAGAAGCATGGTCACCAGCCCCAGCGAGCACAGCTCACTGCTCCATCTGCAGGGATCAAGAAGTCCTTGGGAGCCAACAGGCCCCGGGGTGCTTTTTCCAAGTTTGTGTCGCCCCTTCCCAGGCAGGAAGGATGCGATGGTGTTGGAGGAGTTGGGGCAAACCAGGATCAACTTCAGCCCATTGACGACCGGTTGAAGAACTTCGAACCCAAAATCATCGAGCTGATAATGAGTGAGATCATGGACCATGGTCCCCCAGTGTCGTGGGAGGACATTGCAGGACTTGAGTTTGCCAAGGCTACCATTCAAGAGATCGTAGTGTGGCCCATGCTTCGACCTGACATCTTCACTGGGCTCCGCGGTCCCCCAAAGGGTATACTGCTCTTTGGTCCCCCTGGGACCGGAAAGACTCTGATCGGAAAGTGCATCGCCTGCCAGTCGGGAGCTACGTTCTTTAGCATCAGTGCCTCATCCTTGACCTCCAAGTGGGTTGGTGAGGGTGAGAAGATG AGGACAGACGGTGAGCACGACTCTTCGCGACGAATCAAGACCGAGTTCCTGGTGCAGCTGGACGGCGCAGCCACCTCGGCCGACGACCGGATCCTGGTGGTGGGGGCGACGAACCGACCACACGAGATCGACGAGGCAGCCCGCCGGAGGCTGGCTAAGCGCCTCTACGTTCCCCTCCCCGAGGCTGCGGCCCGTCGGCAGATCGTAGTCAACCTGATGGCCCACGAAAAGTGTCAGGTGGAGCCAGAGGAGCTTGAGAAGATTGTGGTTGGCTCCCAGGGTTTTTCTGGGGCAGACATGACCCAGCTGTGTCGCGAGGCAGCGCTAGGCCCCATCCGGAGCATCCGAGTATCCGACATCGCTACCATCTTGCCAGATCAGGTCCGGCCCATCCTCTACGCAGACTTCCAGGAGGCCTTGAAGACGGTGCGACCCAGTGTTTCCCCGAAGGACCTGGAGCTTTATGAGGAGTGGAACAAGACCTTTGGCTGCGGCCGTTGA
- the fignl1 gene encoding fidgetin-like protein 1 isoform X1, translated as MDSKPKAGMSAAHLSKWQRRSFDISSGTCAPEQKADAIRGHILDIQYAWSSSLLSGAATGYLLRGRMELYAAVLDLDDPQGGLNNYAESVLHLARGHRNESVSWRSALTLEGVLAMPCVRSMLCSRSASSCPSVTPVDADVVVGKADHGASDVGSRPVQGTGMASVFPEPEGSGTPNDPRREEAAKGGCLLSLCLPPVSTSRPQPGVTPLFATGSVANMKCPTQVHSVLQESVFPSHQPVFCPSSNPYKRKVFYGSVEEKNRGLLPTQGAEARSSYNVAGKREVEGHSAAFRSAREQLVVEQQKKHGHQPQRAQLTAPSAGIKKSLGANRPRGAFSKFVSPLPRQEGCDGVGGVGANQDQLQPIDDRLKNFEPKIIELIMSEIMDHGPPVSWEDIAGLEFAKATIQEIVVWPMLRPDIFTGLRGPPKGILLFGPPGTGKTLIGKCIACQSGATFFSISASSLTSKWVGEGEKMVRALFAIAHCQQPAVIFIDEIDSLLSQRTDGEHDSSRRIKTEFLVQLDGAATSADDRILVVGATNRPHEIDEAARRRLAKRLYVPLPEAAARRQIVVNLMAHEKCQVEPEELEKIVVGSQGFSGADMTQLCREAALGPIRSIRVSDIATILPDQVRPILYADFQEALKTVRPSVSPKDLELYEEWNKTFGCGR; from the exons ATGGACTCG AAGCCAAAGGCAGGCATGAGCGCGGCACACCTGAGCAAGTGGCAGAGGAGGTCCTTTGACATTTCATCTGGCACCTGCGCACCTGAACAGAAGGCGGATGCCATCCGAGGGCACATCCTGGACATCCAGTATGCATGGTCGAGCTCGCTGCTGTCAGGGGCGGCAACCGGCTACCTGCTCAGGGGCCGCATGGAGCTCTATGCTGCTGTGCTGGACTTGGATGACCCGCAGGGCGGGCTTAACAACTACGCCGAGAGCGTGCTGCATCTGGCCCGCGGACACAGGAACGAGAGCGTCAGTTGGAGGTCAGCCTTGACGCTGGAGGGCGTCCTAGCAATGCCCTGCGTGCGCAGCATGTTGTGCAGTAGAAGTGCATCCAGCTGTCCTTCGGTGACTCCTGTGGATGCAGATGTTGTGGTTGGGAAGGCTGACCATGGGGCCAGCGATGTGGGCAGCAGGCCTGTGCAAGGGACCGGCATGGCGAGTGTGTTTCCCGAACCCGAGGGCAGTGGCACTCCAAATGACCCGCGGAGAGAGGAGGCAGCAAAGGGGGGCTGCctcttgtctctctgtcttcctccGGTGTCCACTAGCAGGCCTCAACCTGGAGTGACTCCCCTGTTTGCGACTGGGTCTGTGGCCAACATGAAATGTCCCACCCAGGTGCACTCTGTGCTACAGGAGAGTGTCTTCCCCAGCCACCAGCCGGTATTCTGCCCTTCCTCAAACCCCTATAAGCGGAAGGTCTTCTATGGATCAGTTGAGGAGAAGAACAGAGGCTTGCTGCCCACCCAGGGAGCAGAAGCCCGAAGTAGCTATAATGTTGCTGGAAAGAGAGAGGTGGAAGGACACAGTGCTGCCTTCAGATCAGCCAGGGAGCAGCTGGTTGTTGAGCAACAGAAGAAGCATGGTCACCAGCCCCAGCGAGCACAGCTCACTGCTCCATCTGCAGGGATCAAGAAGTCCTTGGGAGCCAACAGGCCCCGGGGTGCTTTTTCCAAGTTTGTGTCGCCCCTTCCCAGGCAGGAAGGATGCGATGGTGTTGGAGGAGTTGGGGCAAACCAGGATCAACTTCAGCCCATTGACGACCGGTTGAAGAACTTCGAACCCAAAATCATCGAGCTGATAATGAGTGAGATCATGGACCATGGTCCCCCAGTGTCGTGGGAGGACATTGCAGGACTTGAGTTTGCCAAGGCTACCATTCAAGAGATCGTAGTGTGGCCCATGCTTCGACCTGACATCTTCACTGGGCTCCGCGGTCCCCCAAAGGGTATACTGCTCTTTGGTCCCCCTGGGACCGGAAAGACTCTGATCGGAAAGTGCATCGCCTGCCAGTCGGGAGCTACGTTCTTTAGCATCAGTGCCTCATCCTTGACCTCCAAGTGGGTTGGTGAGGGTGAGAAGATGGTGCGGGCACTTTTTGCCATTGCACACTGTCAGCAGCCTGCTGTTATCTTCATTGATGAAATTGATTCTCTCCTCTCGCAGAGGACAGACGGTGAGCACGACTCTTCGCGACGAATCAAGACCGAGTTCCTGGTGCAGCTGGACGGCGCAGCCACCTCGGCCGACGACCGGATCCTGGTGGTGGGGGCGACGAACCGACCACACGAGATCGACGAGGCAGCCCGCCGGAGGCTGGCTAAGCGCCTCTACGTTCCCCTCCCCGAGGCTGCGGCCCGTCGGCAGATCGTAGTCAACCTGATGGCCCACGAAAAGTGTCAGGTGGAGCCAGAGGAGCTTGAGAAGATTGTGGTTGGCTCCCAGGGTTTTTCTGGGGCAGACATGACCCAGCTGTGTCGCGAGGCAGCGCTAGGCCCCATCCGGAGCATCCGAGTATCCGACATCGCTACCATCTTGCCAGATCAGGTCCGGCCCATCCTCTACGCAGACTTCCAGGAGGCCTTGAAGACGGTGCGACCCAGTGTTTCCCCGAAGGACCTGGAGCTTTATGAGGAGTGGAACAAGACCTTTGGCTGCGGCCGTTGA
- the fignl1 gene encoding fidgetin-like protein 1 isoform X2 → MSAAHLSKWQRRSFDISSGTCAPEQKADAIRGHILDIQYAWSSSLLSGAATGYLLRGRMELYAAVLDLDDPQGGLNNYAESVLHLARGHRNESVSWRSALTLEGVLAMPCVRSMLCSRSASSCPSVTPVDADVVVGKADHGASDVGSRPVQGTGMASVFPEPEGSGTPNDPRREEAAKGGCLLSLCLPPVSTSRPQPGVTPLFATGSVANMKCPTQVHSVLQESVFPSHQPVFCPSSNPYKRKVFYGSVEEKNRGLLPTQGAEARSSYNVAGKREVEGHSAAFRSAREQLVVEQQKKHGHQPQRAQLTAPSAGIKKSLGANRPRGAFSKFVSPLPRQEGCDGVGGVGANQDQLQPIDDRLKNFEPKIIELIMSEIMDHGPPVSWEDIAGLEFAKATIQEIVVWPMLRPDIFTGLRGPPKGILLFGPPGTGKTLIGKCIACQSGATFFSISASSLTSKWVGEGEKMVRALFAIAHCQQPAVIFIDEIDSLLSQRTDGEHDSSRRIKTEFLVQLDGAATSADDRILVVGATNRPHEIDEAARRRLAKRLYVPLPEAAARRQIVVNLMAHEKCQVEPEELEKIVVGSQGFSGADMTQLCREAALGPIRSIRVSDIATILPDQVRPILYADFQEALKTVRPSVSPKDLELYEEWNKTFGCGR, encoded by the coding sequence ATGAGCGCGGCACACCTGAGCAAGTGGCAGAGGAGGTCCTTTGACATTTCATCTGGCACCTGCGCACCTGAACAGAAGGCGGATGCCATCCGAGGGCACATCCTGGACATCCAGTATGCATGGTCGAGCTCGCTGCTGTCAGGGGCGGCAACCGGCTACCTGCTCAGGGGCCGCATGGAGCTCTATGCTGCTGTGCTGGACTTGGATGACCCGCAGGGCGGGCTTAACAACTACGCCGAGAGCGTGCTGCATCTGGCCCGCGGACACAGGAACGAGAGCGTCAGTTGGAGGTCAGCCTTGACGCTGGAGGGCGTCCTAGCAATGCCCTGCGTGCGCAGCATGTTGTGCAGTAGAAGTGCATCCAGCTGTCCTTCGGTGACTCCTGTGGATGCAGATGTTGTGGTTGGGAAGGCTGACCATGGGGCCAGCGATGTGGGCAGCAGGCCTGTGCAAGGGACCGGCATGGCGAGTGTGTTTCCCGAACCCGAGGGCAGTGGCACTCCAAATGACCCGCGGAGAGAGGAGGCAGCAAAGGGGGGCTGCctcttgtctctctgtcttcctccGGTGTCCACTAGCAGGCCTCAACCTGGAGTGACTCCCCTGTTTGCGACTGGGTCTGTGGCCAACATGAAATGTCCCACCCAGGTGCACTCTGTGCTACAGGAGAGTGTCTTCCCCAGCCACCAGCCGGTATTCTGCCCTTCCTCAAACCCCTATAAGCGGAAGGTCTTCTATGGATCAGTTGAGGAGAAGAACAGAGGCTTGCTGCCCACCCAGGGAGCAGAAGCCCGAAGTAGCTATAATGTTGCTGGAAAGAGAGAGGTGGAAGGACACAGTGCTGCCTTCAGATCAGCCAGGGAGCAGCTGGTTGTTGAGCAACAGAAGAAGCATGGTCACCAGCCCCAGCGAGCACAGCTCACTGCTCCATCTGCAGGGATCAAGAAGTCCTTGGGAGCCAACAGGCCCCGGGGTGCTTTTTCCAAGTTTGTGTCGCCCCTTCCCAGGCAGGAAGGATGCGATGGTGTTGGAGGAGTTGGGGCAAACCAGGATCAACTTCAGCCCATTGACGACCGGTTGAAGAACTTCGAACCCAAAATCATCGAGCTGATAATGAGTGAGATCATGGACCATGGTCCCCCAGTGTCGTGGGAGGACATTGCAGGACTTGAGTTTGCCAAGGCTACCATTCAAGAGATCGTAGTGTGGCCCATGCTTCGACCTGACATCTTCACTGGGCTCCGCGGTCCCCCAAAGGGTATACTGCTCTTTGGTCCCCCTGGGACCGGAAAGACTCTGATCGGAAAGTGCATCGCCTGCCAGTCGGGAGCTACGTTCTTTAGCATCAGTGCCTCATCCTTGACCTCCAAGTGGGTTGGTGAGGGTGAGAAGATGGTGCGGGCACTTTTTGCCATTGCACACTGTCAGCAGCCTGCTGTTATCTTCATTGATGAAATTGATTCTCTCCTCTCGCAGAGGACAGACGGTGAGCACGACTCTTCGCGACGAATCAAGACCGAGTTCCTGGTGCAGCTGGACGGCGCAGCCACCTCGGCCGACGACCGGATCCTGGTGGTGGGGGCGACGAACCGACCACACGAGATCGACGAGGCAGCCCGCCGGAGGCTGGCTAAGCGCCTCTACGTTCCCCTCCCCGAGGCTGCGGCCCGTCGGCAGATCGTAGTCAACCTGATGGCCCACGAAAAGTGTCAGGTGGAGCCAGAGGAGCTTGAGAAGATTGTGGTTGGCTCCCAGGGTTTTTCTGGGGCAGACATGACCCAGCTGTGTCGCGAGGCAGCGCTAGGCCCCATCCGGAGCATCCGAGTATCCGACATCGCTACCATCTTGCCAGATCAGGTCCGGCCCATCCTCTACGCAGACTTCCAGGAGGCCTTGAAGACGGTGCGACCCAGTGTTTCCCCGAAGGACCTGGAGCTTTATGAGGAGTGGAACAAGACCTTTGGCTGCGGCCGTTGA
- the fignl1 gene encoding fidgetin-like protein 1 isoform X4, which yields MDSKPKAGMSAAHLSKWQRRSFDISSGTCAPEQKADAIRGHILDIQYAWSSSLLSGAATGYLLRGRMELYAAVLDLDDPQGGLNNYAESVLHLARGHRNESVSWRSALTLEGVLAMPCVRSMLCSRSASSCPSVTPVDADVVVGKADHGASDVGSRPVQGTGMASVFPEPEGSGTPNDPRREEAAKGGCLLSLCLPPVSTSRPQPGVTPLFATGSVANMKCPTQVHSVLQESVFPSHQPVFCPSSNPYKRKVFYGSVEEKNRGLLPTQGAEARSSYNVAGKREVEGHSAAFRSAREQLVVEQQKKHGHQPQRAQLTAPSAGIKKSLGANRPRGAFSKFVSPLPRQEGCDGVGGVGANQDQLQPIDDRLKNFEPKIIELIMSEIMDHGPPVSWEDIAGLEFAKATIQEIVVWPMLRPDIFTGLRGPPKGILLFGPPGTGKTLIGKCIACQSGATFFSISASSLTSKGQTVSTTLRDESRPSSWCSWTAQPPRPTTGSWWWGRRTDHTRSTRQPAGGWLSASTFPSPRLRPVGRS from the exons ATGGACTCG AAGCCAAAGGCAGGCATGAGCGCGGCACACCTGAGCAAGTGGCAGAGGAGGTCCTTTGACATTTCATCTGGCACCTGCGCACCTGAACAGAAGGCGGATGCCATCCGAGGGCACATCCTGGACATCCAGTATGCATGGTCGAGCTCGCTGCTGTCAGGGGCGGCAACCGGCTACCTGCTCAGGGGCCGCATGGAGCTCTATGCTGCTGTGCTGGACTTGGATGACCCGCAGGGCGGGCTTAACAACTACGCCGAGAGCGTGCTGCATCTGGCCCGCGGACACAGGAACGAGAGCGTCAGTTGGAGGTCAGCCTTGACGCTGGAGGGCGTCCTAGCAATGCCCTGCGTGCGCAGCATGTTGTGCAGTAGAAGTGCATCCAGCTGTCCTTCGGTGACTCCTGTGGATGCAGATGTTGTGGTTGGGAAGGCTGACCATGGGGCCAGCGATGTGGGCAGCAGGCCTGTGCAAGGGACCGGCATGGCGAGTGTGTTTCCCGAACCCGAGGGCAGTGGCACTCCAAATGACCCGCGGAGAGAGGAGGCAGCAAAGGGGGGCTGCctcttgtctctctgtcttcctccGGTGTCCACTAGCAGGCCTCAACCTGGAGTGACTCCCCTGTTTGCGACTGGGTCTGTGGCCAACATGAAATGTCCCACCCAGGTGCACTCTGTGCTACAGGAGAGTGTCTTCCCCAGCCACCAGCCGGTATTCTGCCCTTCCTCAAACCCCTATAAGCGGAAGGTCTTCTATGGATCAGTTGAGGAGAAGAACAGAGGCTTGCTGCCCACCCAGGGAGCAGAAGCCCGAAGTAGCTATAATGTTGCTGGAAAGAGAGAGGTGGAAGGACACAGTGCTGCCTTCAGATCAGCCAGGGAGCAGCTGGTTGTTGAGCAACAGAAGAAGCATGGTCACCAGCCCCAGCGAGCACAGCTCACTGCTCCATCTGCAGGGATCAAGAAGTCCTTGGGAGCCAACAGGCCCCGGGGTGCTTTTTCCAAGTTTGTGTCGCCCCTTCCCAGGCAGGAAGGATGCGATGGTGTTGGAGGAGTTGGGGCAAACCAGGATCAACTTCAGCCCATTGACGACCGGTTGAAGAACTTCGAACCCAAAATCATCGAGCTGATAATGAGTGAGATCATGGACCATGGTCCCCCAGTGTCGTGGGAGGACATTGCAGGACTTGAGTTTGCCAAGGCTACCATTCAAGAGATCGTAGTGTGGCCCATGCTTCGACCTGACATCTTCACTGGGCTCCGCGGTCCCCCAAAGGGTATACTGCTCTTTGGTCCCCCTGGGACCGGAAAGACTCTGATCGGAAAGTGCATCGCCTGCCAGTCGGGAGCTACGTTCTTTAGCATCAGTGCCTCATCCTTGACCTCCAA AGGACAGACGGTGAGCACGACTCTTCGCGACGAATCAAGACCGAGTTCCTGGTGCAGCTGGACGGCGCAGCCACCTCGGCCGACGACCGGATCCTGGTGGTGGGGGCGACGAACCGACCACACGAGATCGACGAGGCAGCCCGCCGGAGGCTGGCTAAGCGCCTCTACGTTCCCCTCCCCGAGGCTGCGGCCCGTCGGCAGATCGTAG